The sequence ATAAACTCTTCTTAGAGCCATTGTTTCCATTTCCCCCTCTCTGGGCATTGCAGTTTTGCTTGAGATTGAAAAGCAGGGTTAACGGGGACATCAGCTACAGCTAACCAGATGTGCCCCACCGCACAGGAATGTAGCGTGGCATTTGTAAAATGAGTCACTTGGGGGCACTGAGCTGTCCCTGCACCCCACTGTGTTTCTGCTTCTGGGCAGGAAAGGCACTCCAGGCCAAGCGTAGGACATCAGCAAAGTTGTGGTGTCTGTGGAGGGCCAGGGGAGGAGTCTGGGGTGAGGGTGGAAAGGAGTGCTGAGGAAGGAGACCCTTGGGCTGGATCCTGCAGGCAGAGTGGGTGAGCAGGTGGCAGGCATGTCACTGTTGTAAAAGCCTGCAACACGCTTGAGCTCTGCGGCATCAGTCCTATGCCACGCTGCCATCCCCCCACTGTGTGACTATCTTGGGCGAGTCATTGGCCTTCCACGCTAGCCCACCGGGCGGCCCCAGTCTTTTGTGACAGGTGAAGCGGAGGTGGTTCCTCCGTCAGGAATTCTGAATTGTACCTCAGGCCTGCTCCGCAGGCTAGGCCCCTGGTTAACTGTTGTCATCACGTGATGCAGTGAGCGTAGCGACTAACTCACACCGATGTCTCTCGTAGGTATCAGCCGCGGGGAAGGAGGCCTTACCGTCCTGGCTGCACTGGGACCCGCAGAGCCACACCCTGGAGGGTCTCCCCCTCGACACCGATAAGGGGGTGCATTACATTTCAGTCAGCGCTGCACGACTGGAGGCCAACGGGAGCCACGTCCCCCAGACTTCCAGCGTGTTCTCTATCGAGGTCTACCCTGAAGACCACAGCGAGCCGCAGTCGGTGAGGGCGGCCTCACCGGACCCCGGCGAGGTGGTGTCCTCGGTCTGTGCTGCCGATGAGCCCGTGACCGTCCTGACAGTCATTCTGGATGCTGACCTCACCAAGATGACCCCAAAGCAAAGGATCGACCTGCTGCACCGGATGCGGGGCTTCTCCGAAGTGGAGCTGCACAACATGAAGCTGGTGCCCGTGGTGAACAACAGGCTGTTTGACATGTCAGCTTTCATGGCAGGCCCAGGCAATGCAAAGAAGGTGGTGGAGAACGGGGCCCTGCTCTCCTGGAAGCTGGGCTGCGCCCTGAACCAGAATAGTGTGCCTGACATTCGTGGCGTGGAGGTCCCTGCCAGGGAGGGTGCCATGTCTGCCCAGCTCGGGTACCCCGTGGTGGGCTGGCACATCGCCAACAAGAAACCCCCTCTCCCCAAACGCATCCGGAGGCAGATCCATGCCACACCCACGCCTGTCACGGCCATTGGGCCCCCCACCACGGCCATCCAAGAGCCACCGTCCAGAATTGTGCCCACCCCCACGTCTCCAGCCATTGCTCCTCCAACTGAGACCATGGCTCCTCCGGTCAGGGACCCTGTTCCTGGGAGGCCCACAGTCACCATTCGGACTCGAGGTGCCATTATTCAGACCCCAACCCTTGGCCCCATACAGCCTACTCGGGTGTCAGAAGCTGGCACCACAGTTCCTGGCCAGATCCGCCCAACAATGACCATTCCTGGCTACGTGGAGCCCACGGCAGTCATCACCCCTCCCACGACAACCACCAAGAAGCCACGAGTGTCTACACCCAGACCGGCCACACCTTCTACTgactcctccaccaccaccactcgAAGGCCGACCAAGAAGCCGCGGACACCCCGACCGGTGCCCCGGGGCACCACCAAGGCGCCCATCACCAGACTGGAAACCGCCTCCCCGCCGACGCGCATCCGCACCACCACCAGCGGGGTGCCCCACGGAGGGGAGCCCAACCAGCGCCCGGAGCTCAAGAACCACATCGACAGGGTGGACGCCTGGGTCGGCACCTACTTTGAGGTGAAGATCCCATCGGACACCTTCTACGACAATGAGGACACCACCACTGATAAGCTGAAGCTGACCCTGAAGCTTCGGGAGCAGCAGCTGGTAGGCGAGAAGTCGTGGGTGCAGTTCAACAGCAACAGCCAGCTCATGTATGGCCTGCCAGACAGCAGCCACGTGGGCAAGCACGAGTACTTCATGCACGCCACGGACAAGGGGGGCCTGTCGGCGGTGGACGCCTTTGAGATCCATGTCCACAAGCGCCCGCAAGGGGACAAGGCTCCTGCACGCTTCAAGGCCAAGTTGACAGGTGACCCCGCAGCCGTGACGAACGACATTCACAAGAAGATTGCCCTGGTGAAGAAGCTGGCCTTTGCCTTTGGGGACCGCAACTGCAGCACCATTACCCTGCAGAACATCACCCGGGGCTCCATCGTGGTGGAGTGGACCAACAATACCCTGCCCCTGGAGCCCTGCCCCAAGGAGCAGATCACGGCGCTGAGCCGGAGGATCGCCGAGGATGACGGGAAGCCTCGAGCTGCCTTCGCCAACGCACTGGAGC is a genomic window of Cervus canadensis isolate Bull #8, Minnesota chromosome 22, ASM1932006v1, whole genome shotgun sequence containing:
- the DAG1 gene encoding dystroglycan; this encodes MRMSVGPALLLPLWGRTFLLLLSVAVTQSHWPSEPSEAVRDWENQLEASMHSVLSDLHEAVPTVVGIPDGTAVVGRSFRVTIPTDLIASNGEVIKVSAAGKEALPSWLHWDPQSHTLEGLPLDTDKGVHYISVSAARLEANGSHVPQTSSVFSIEVYPEDHSEPQSVRAASPDPGEVVSSVCAADEPVTVLTVILDADLTKMTPKQRIDLLHRMRGFSEVELHNMKLVPVVNNRLFDMSAFMAGPGNAKKVVENGALLSWKLGCALNQNSVPDIRGVEVPAREGAMSAQLGYPVVGWHIANKKPPLPKRIRRQIHATPTPVTAIGPPTTAIQEPPSRIVPTPTSPAIAPPTETMAPPVRDPVPGRPTVTIRTRGAIIQTPTLGPIQPTRVSEAGTTVPGQIRPTMTIPGYVEPTAVITPPTTTTKKPRVSTPRPATPSTDSSTTTTRRPTKKPRTPRPVPRGTTKAPITRLETASPPTRIRTTTSGVPHGGEPNQRPELKNHIDRVDAWVGTYFEVKIPSDTFYDNEDTTTDKLKLTLKLREQQLVGEKSWVQFNSNSQLMYGLPDSSHVGKHEYFMHATDKGGLSAVDAFEIHVHKRPQGDKAPARFKAKLTGDPAAVTNDIHKKIALVKKLAFAFGDRNCSTITLQNITRGSIVVEWTNNTLPLEPCPKEQITALSRRIAEDDGKPRAAFANALEPDFQAMSIAVTGSGSCRHLQFVPVAPPRRVPSEAPATEVPDRDPEKSSEDDVYLHTVIPAVVVAAILLIAGIIAMICYRKKRKGKLTLEDQATFIKKGVPIIFADELDDSKPPPSSSMPLILQEEKAPLPPPEYPNQSVPETTPLNQDTVGEYAPLRDEDPSAPPYQPPPPFTAPMEGKGSRPKNMTPYRSPPPYVPP